GCCATTGGAACCTTTGCATTTTCGTGTTGTAGGGGCTTTATCCATTTTACACTTTTTGCTTATTTTACCCTATttacttatttatttatttatttttattttttttttttcaccatccAAGTGATTCTTCCCGCGTGGTGAGTCACCAGTCGCACAGTTTGTCAATCTGCACAAACGACAAACAGGTATGCTTATCTACAACCATTTGGAAACGCTAGAAAAAGGATGATGACGTAGGCACACTTCCCTGTGGTAGCAGAATATGGCTCCTCATGCCATTATTAGAACAATCATgtctgaaggaaaaatatggtaagaaaaaaaaaaaaaaaaaaaaaaaaaggacaatcattattttctctcctttagCGTACGTTACATTTGAAGGAAGTGTAAAAATGCCACTACATCGTCCGGATGAAACAGACAGAAAAAGTGCTCATGTgtgagccttttttttttttttttcacatttgtgTGGCGCTAATTTTGTTGCCATTCGTTGGGGAACCCATTCCCCGTGACCCTCCTCTCTGGTACAGATTAACGGTAGAATTGGAATGCTTTTCCTCAAGAGGAGGTTTTCGCAAGCGAGCAAGTCTACCTTGGACTTGAAGAAGTCGTAAGAACTGCACCCTCTGTAAACATACCACAACGAACTACATACCGCGTTCTACCACATACCGTGCTCTACCACCTTACCACCACGCAGAGTGCTCTACCAGGATGATGACTACCTCGTGGTGAACAAGGCATACGGAGTGTCCACCTTCGGACGAGCCCCCCAAAAGGAGAGTATAATCAAAAGCCTAGAGGAGCTAAACCTAGAGGGGCACGAAAGCGCAAACGTTCTGTACAAGCTACACAACCATGTCGGGGGGTGTCTACtgatttgtaaaaataaattcataaaaaatcACACCTATGGAAATACATTCCTAGCGTTAGTCTATGGTCAGGTGGAAAACGcacaaaatgtaaaagttAAGTTAGGGCTAAAATATTTGCCGAATTCAGGTATTATGATACCCTCAAATGATCAGAACCATTTGAGAGACTTGAAGTCGATTAAGTATGATGTGATCAGTAACACCATTTCGTATGAAACCCATAAGTTTAGTCTGTTGAAAATTCATACAGCGGCAAAGGACGCAAAGTTCATAAAGCCACTGgtattttattctttgtaCACATGCATTGTGGGCGATAATGAGTACGTTGGAGGTTGGAGAaagttgataaaaaatgggttcttCGCTTACCGTGATGTGGGTGGTCAGGTAGAGAGAGCCAACCGGTTGTTATTGAAGAAGCTACCCCatatgggaaaaaacaacGAACTGATGCTTCACCTGCATTGCTTGACTGTAACCTTCCAATCCGCATGCAGTCGAGTCGTATCCGTGTCATCTCCACTGCCCCGACATATGCGAGAGACGCTGAACTTCTTAGGTGCACCCTCACTAAGTCAGACCATAGAGATGCAGGTGAACGCCGCAAATGAATACTCCCAAAGGGTAGGTAAAAAACTCAGTTCCGATACGCACACACAGGGAATGAACGTTCCGGATGACAGCCTCTCACAAAATGCAAAACATTTTAACAACGACCAAGATGAAGGCGCTCTGTTCTACGATGTGATGCAGgatgaaggaagaatggaacgagaaaatgaagaactatTAAGTGCCATATATAAGCAAAAAGAGGGTAACGCCGgaggggaggggaagaaggggaagtcCAGATACAGGCGGGGCGTGTTAGCCAAGGACATGCACAAGTTGACTCCCTCCGACGCCCCTATCTTTTTCTCAGACACGCAGTGAAGGGGCGGGGGGAAAGAGCAATTATCCGTGGGGGCAGTTTAAAGGCACTTGCCTTCGTTAGCGCGTATCCCGGTTGATCGTTTGCtcggttgatcggttgatcggttgatcggttgatcggttgatcGTTTGCTCGGTTGATCGTTTGCTCGGTTGATCGATTGGTCGTTTGCTCGTTTTCTCGGTTGATCGATTGGTCGTTTGCTCGTTTGCTCGGTTGATCGGTTACCCGCTCAGAACTCCGCGTGGCCAGGATACCGCGGAAAGGGAATGGTGTCCTTAATGTTGTCTACCCCCGTGACGAGCATAATGAGCCGCTCGAACCCCAAGCCGAATCCCGCGTGTGGGTGCGAACCGAATTTACGCAGTTGTCGGTACCACCAGTAGCTTTCCATATTTAGCTTCTTCTCAAGAATCATCTTATCTAATCGTTCTAAGTTGTCTTCTCTTTGGGAACCACCAATAACTTCTCCAATTTTAGGGACCAGTACATCCATGGCGGCAACTGTTTTCTGGTCTTCATTTAACTTCATATAAAAAGCTTTTAAATCTTTGGGGTAGTTATACACAATGActggttttttaaaaatttgttccGCTACGAATCTTTCATGCTCAGACTGTAAATCCATTCCCCACTTGACGGGTACTTCGAACTTTTCTGAATATGGCAACAGAAGGTCAATCACATTGGTATATGTTATCTTAGCAAATTTTTCATCCAATACATTTTTGAGTCTACTGATTAGGCCGTTttcgacatttttttcaaaataatatatatcaTCGAAGTGGTTGCTGAGCACATAACCGATGCAGTACTTAATGTATGATTCGGCTAACTCCATGTTGTCGTATAGATCTGCGAAAGCT
This genomic window from Plasmodium knowlesi strain H genome assembly, chromosome: 4 contains:
- a CDS encoding pseudouridine synthase, putative; its protein translation is MINGRIGMLFLKRRFSQASKSTLDLKKSVLYQDDDYLVVNKAYGVSTFGRAPQKESIIKSLEELNLEGHESANVLYKLHNHVGGCLLICKNKFIKNHTYGNTFLALVYGQVENAQNVKVKLGLKYLPNSGIMIPSNDQNHLRDLKSIKYDVISNTISYETHKFSLLKIHTAAKDAKFIKPLVFYSLYTCIVGDNEYVGGWRKLIKNGFFAYRDVGGQVERANRLLLKKLPHMGKNNELMLHLHCLTVTFQSACSRVVSVSSPLPRHMRETLNFLGAPSLSQTIEMQVNAANEYSQRVGKKLSSDTHTQGMNVPDDSLSQNAKHFNNDQDEGALFYDVMQDEGRMERENEELLSAIYKQKEGNAGGEGKKGKSRYRRGVLAKDMHKLTPSDAPIFFSDTQ